The Psychrobacillus sp. FSL K6-4046 DNA window TGAAACGGTACATCCTGTTTGGCAAGCAGCGGTTGAGACTTGTAGCGCGTTGAATATGCCGATGCGTGAGCTCATGAAGGTTAACCGAGTGGAACCAAATGTAGGTCGGCATGTATGGATTGTTGAAAATTCAAGCGTTGCTTCTACATTAATGGATCTCAATCCGAATGCACCGATCGTTTGCACACATGGTCAACTTCGAATGGCAAGCTGGCGATTGTTAGATTTAATCATGCAAGACGAAGATGTTGTGCTGCATTATTCAGGGGATTTGGATCCGGAAGGGTTACACATTGCGCAAAAAATTGTGAAGCGTTATCCAGGGCGCGCTGAGCTTTGGCATATGGATGAAAAAAGCTATATGCTAGGAAAGTCTGAAGAACTGCTACCGAATGAGCGGTTATTGAAATTGCAAAAGGTAGAAATTTTGCCTACGGTTGTTGAAAGAATGAAAACCGATCAGCGTGCTGCATATCAAGAAGGTTGGCTGCATTTGTTGCTAGAGGATTTACGATAAGTTTGAATTTTTGGTACCAATCCAATTTCCAGTTTTCGCTGGAGTTAGTAATGATAATTCAAGGAGGTCAGTTATGGTCAGAAGAACATGAAATATAAAAAGATGTGAACTGGGAGATCGACCAACAGGCATATATCATTCACAATGTTCCTGTAAAAGTATATGAAGGCGATAGTAATAATCGTACTTATGATCCAGACATATAACTAAAGCTGTTGTTGCTTAAAGAATTAATGGAGTCGAATGAAATCCCATTCGATTGATTTTTCAAAAGCGAAAGAATTTATTAGAGCCAGTTACTATTAAATCCATAGTAATTGGCTTTTTCTTGAAGAATAAGAAGAAAGGATATGATACTAATTTAATATTGTTTAGCTCCATCGTCTTGCCCAAATGATCCGTAAACATCTGAATCCAGTACAGAAAAAGAAAGTACAATCTAGATAACAGGCTGCCTAAAACAAACAAAATCATTTTGCCAATTTGTAGCTTGATAAAAATATCCAATATGACCCCATCCGCCATAGTCTGCATACGTTCCATCCGGGTAATTACAGAACGGTTGAAAAGAAGTCCTTCTACTATTTCAAGGGAGTTACATCGATATTCAAACTGCTCACCAGAAGAGGTGCAAGCTCGTTACCAAGTTAATAAATCCAACTGAGGCGCGAAATCTAAACTAACTCCTGCACTTTTTGTGGTTCTCCACTATTATAAGGTATTTGAAAGTGTGAATAAACTTCGGTCACAAAGTATCCACCTGGTTTTACTCCCTCCTTTACTCCACTAAGTGTTTGCATACATAATTCTTTCGGGAAATGTCCAAAAACTACAGACAATTTAATCCCAATGATTAGTTCTCCACTGAGCTTCATTTAAGTCAACAAGTTCAGTTTTTACGGTTGCCCCTTTTGCTTCGGCAAGCTTTTTTGTTTTTTCGAAACTCGATTCTGCATAATCCCAAACCTAAAACAATGAAAACCCATTTCATAGAAGATCTAAGTGGGGATGGGATTTGGAATGATGATTATGAAGCTTTTTTCGATAAACGTGCTGAGAAAATAAGCAAAGAATTAGAATAGAGAATTATTCCTCAGAAGTTAGGAGTTCAACATCCTTAATTACTTGTTAGGAAATATATTTCATTGTATAGATAGATCTATGGAGGTACTAAAGCTGGTGGTCTTGCTTTTAAGATTTTAAGGAAGAGTAAATAAAATTTTTAAGAAGCTGATATAACATAGTTGAGTTAATGGTTGCTAAGCGAGCTATACTCAAAGAAAAAAACACACTGTTTTACAAAAGAATAACAGTGTGTTCTTTTTTCTTTTTCATCTTACCTTCTGCTTCCTCATCCACTGAGTAGCAACCCACTTCTCACCAGTAATCACTGGTGCTCCACCATGCAAAGTCAATTCATTTAAAGTTTGATCGTTATAGAAGTACTCGAAATAAACGGCCATCCCTTTCTTAGGTGTTACTGTGAAATTCAGCTTAGGAAAAAAGGTTTCTCCGCCTTCTTCTACATCATTTAAGTACATGACGAGCGTACTTATTCTATTATTCTTTGTTGCTTTGCTTGTTGCTGAAATCAAAATGGGCTTTATATTCTTGACTAGGGGTATACTGAAGGATTTGTAGGCCTTCTCTGTGTTCGATAGGTATATTCATAACAGCTGAGATTCTTTTTTCGACTCTAGCAACAATCGTGTTTTTATTTTCTTCGATGAACGTAACACTACTTGTTCTCTGCTCATTTACTTCGCGTGTTGCTCCAATTTTGGATCGTTTCATTCGGTTTTTAGACAACCGGATGAGTTCGTCACACTCTTCGTAATTTAGCAGAAGCTATCCATTTTATTTTAGCGTTTACACCGTTCATACTAAGAAATCATATGATTTTATACAGTATCAAAACCCTTGGTATTCAAGTTTTTTCTATTTGTCTGTATCATCTAGTTTCAATGAGTTTCAATAGAACGTAGTCAAAGAGTAGCCACGAATTATATCCAGATATAGCTAGAGGGTTAGACATTATAATTGAAAGCTTATAATTCTGTTTTCCTAGTTATTGATTAAAATCCTTAAATTACTTATTAATATGTAAAGTATGTGCAGTAAAATAGTAATAACTTGAGAATCAAATTTTTTGTGAAAATATATCCCTACTCTCAAGCATCGATGAGTAATGTAATCCATATTTTTATCTTAAATTTCGCGAAAAGGATAATTAGTCGAGTTTGCAATGAGGTTAGCTTGGTTTAAAGGAGAAAAAGAAATGACACAGATAACAGGGAATGCAATTATAGTCCGTACACTTTTCAACAACCGATATACGGTCCAGTATTACCAGCGTGAGTATAATTGGGAACGGAAACAAATTGAAGAATTAATGGAAGACTTAACGGGTGAATTCTTGGAGTTTTACCAGCAAGGTGACACTCAAAGGGATGTTATACGATATGGGAGCTATTTTTTAGGTCCTATCATCCTAACCAATGATAATGCTATTATAGATGGTCAGCAACGTCTTTCTTCATTGACATTGTTACTTATCTTTCTAAATAATTTGCAGAAAAACTCTACTTATCCAAAAGTGAACATTGATAACTTAATTTATTCGGAGATGTATGGACAGAAAACCTTTTGTATCAATGTAGAAGAGCGAGAATCCTGTTTAGCTGGATTTTTTGATAATGGAACATACGATATTACTAACGAAACATCGGAGAGCGTTATTAATCTATATAATCGGTATAAAGATATTGAAGAACTTTTTCCAGTTGAAATTAAGGGAGAGGTACTGCCAGTCTTCATTGAATGGGTAATTGATAAACTTGTTTTCATTGAAATAAAAACTACTTCTGAACAAGATGCTCATAGAATTTTTGTTACAATGAACGATAGAGGCCTAAGACTTACTCCAACGGAAATGCTTAAAGGCTACTTACTTTCTGAAATTAATGACAACAGTGTGAGAAATAAGGCAAACGATTTATGGAAAGAAAGGGTTTTGGCATTAAAAGAGATGGACAAAGATGGAGATACAGACTTGATTAAAAGCTGGCTCAGAGCACAGTATGCTGATTCTATCAGGGAAGGGAAAAGGGATTCTGATAATAAGGATTTTGAAATTATCGGGACAACTTTTCACAAATGGGTTAGAGAAAATAAATTGCTTATAAATTTGGAAAAAAGTTCAGACTTTGAACGTTTCATTGTAAAAGAATTTAATTTGTTCTCTAACATCTATCTTCGATTAAAGAATTACTCCAATAACTTTAATAAAGAATACGAATATGTTTTTCACAATGCTGATAGAGGATTTACCTTGCAGTATCAAATCATACTTGCATCGATTGATAAGGATGATACAACAGAAATTATCAATAAAAAGATAAAGTTAGTGTCGTGTTTTATTGATCAGTTCATAGCGATACGAGTATTTAACTTTAGAACAGTGGATTATTCTTCTATAAAATACACCGTATTTAATCTGACAAAGAAAATTAGAAGAAAAAGTGTTGATGAACTTGTAACTATTTTTAAAGACTATATATCTGGAATGGAGCAATCTTTAGAAGGGATTGATAGCTTCTATCTGAATCAATTTACAAGAAGATATATGCTTCATATTTTATCTAGAATGACCTACTACGTAGAATATAATTGTGGGATTAACAGTAGTTTTACAACCTATATTAACCGTCAGCAAAAGAATCCTTACGATATTGAGCATATATGGGCAGACGATTATACTCAAGATAATTATCAAAGCGAATTTCAGACAGAAGAAGAATTTAAAACCTTTAGAAATCGCTTTGGCGGTTTGTTGATTTTGCCAAAAGATAAAAATAGAAGTTATCAGGATATGGAATACAGTAAAAAAGTTATGAAGTATGATAGTGAAAATCTATTGGCAAGATCTTTAAATTCTCACTGTTATAGCAATAATCCTTCGTTTTTACGATTTATACAGAATACCAATTTGTTATTTAAACCACATCACAATTTTAACAAAGCTGATTTAATTGAAAGACAAGAGTTATACAAAGAAATTTGCAAAAATATATGGAGTATTGAATTGTTTGATAAGATTGCTAATTCTTAAGTAGAGCGTTATTAAAAAGGTGTGGTTAAGTGAGGATTATCCAATCACTTAACCACACCTTTTAATATGAAAATTTCATTTCAGCCAAACCAATCTCATCTAACCTTCTGCTTCCTCATCCACTGCGTTGCAACCCACTTCTCACCATTAATTACTGGTGCTCCCGCATGTAGGGTCAATTCATTTAAAGTTTGATCGTTATAGAAGTACTCGAAATAAACTGCCATCCCTTTTTTAGGGGTTACGGTAAAGTTCAGCTTAGGAAAAAAGGTTTCTCCGCCTTCCTCTACATCGTTTAAGTACATAACGAGGGTACTGATTCTATTATTGTTTGCTGCTTTGC harbors:
- a CDS encoding helix-turn-helix domain-containing protein is translated as MTPSAIVCIRSIRVITERLKRSPSTISRELHRYSNCSPEEVQARYQVNKSN
- a CDS encoding DUF262 domain-containing protein; the protein is MTQITGNAIIVRTLFNNRYTVQYYQREYNWERKQIEELMEDLTGEFLEFYQQGDTQRDVIRYGSYFLGPIILTNDNAIIDGQQRLSSLTLLLIFLNNLQKNSTYPKVNIDNLIYSEMYGQKTFCINVEERESCLAGFFDNGTYDITNETSESVINLYNRYKDIEELFPVEIKGEVLPVFIEWVIDKLVFIEIKTTSEQDAHRIFVTMNDRGLRLTPTEMLKGYLLSEINDNSVRNKANDLWKERVLALKEMDKDGDTDLIKSWLRAQYADSIREGKRDSDNKDFEIIGTTFHKWVRENKLLINLEKSSDFERFIVKEFNLFSNIYLRLKNYSNNFNKEYEYVFHNADRGFTLQYQIILASIDKDDTTEIINKKIKLVSCFIDQFIAIRVFNFRTVDYSSIKYTVFNLTKKIRRKSVDELVTIFKDYISGMEQSLEGIDSFYLNQFTRRYMLHILSRMTYYVEYNCGINSSFTTYINRQQKNPYDIEHIWADDYTQDNYQSEFQTEEEFKTFRNRFGGLLILPKDKNRSYQDMEYSKKVMKYDSENLLARSLNSHCYSNNPSFLRFIQNTNLLFKPHHNFNKADLIERQELYKEICKNIWSIELFDKIANS